In Streptomyces nodosus, one DNA window encodes the following:
- a CDS encoding TetR/AcrR family transcriptional regulator has product MLVWERPEPPNRPVPAPLNRERIVRAAIRLADADGLEAVSLRKVATALGVGPMRLYSYIDSKQELLDLMVDAIHAEIRPVGDDWREVLRSLAETTRQAAHDHEWLADLLGGRPQLGPHALARGEAVVAALDGVEVDAVMPVVTAVDAYVIGAVRREIAEKRAERATGMDEKRWQASLGPYLERTFATGRFPALATVVRDAAHLDADHTFRIGLDFLLDGIEARISR; this is encoded by the coding sequence ATGTTGGTGTGGGAGAGGCCGGAGCCACCGAATCGCCCCGTGCCGGCGCCGCTGAACCGAGAGCGGATCGTGCGAGCGGCGATCCGGTTGGCCGATGCGGACGGCCTGGAGGCGGTGTCGCTCCGCAAGGTCGCCACCGCGCTGGGCGTCGGCCCGATGCGGCTGTACAGCTACATCGACAGCAAGCAGGAGTTGCTCGATCTGATGGTCGACGCGATCCACGCCGAGATCCGACCGGTCGGAGACGACTGGCGGGAGGTGCTGCGGTCCCTTGCCGAAACCACCCGGCAGGCCGCCCACGACCATGAATGGCTGGCCGATCTGCTCGGTGGGCGACCTCAGCTCGGGCCGCACGCGCTGGCCAGGGGGGAGGCCGTGGTGGCCGCGCTGGACGGCGTTGAGGTGGACGCCGTCATGCCGGTGGTCACCGCGGTCGACGCCTATGTGATCGGTGCGGTGCGTCGGGAGATCGCCGAGAAGCGTGCCGAACGGGCCACCGGGATGGACGAGAAGCGTTGGCAGGCCTCACTCGGGCCCTATCTGGAGCGGACCTTCGCCACCGGCCGATTCCCCGCGCTGGCCACGGTGGTGCGCGATGCCGCCCACCTGGACGCCGATCACACCTTCCGGATCGGCCTCGACTTCCTGCTCGACGGCATCGAGGCCCGCATCTCAAGGTGA
- a CDS encoding serine hydrolase domain-containing protein: MTTSQQELLPATRRALLHRIAVAQSEGRAPSLVAAVVRDGRTVWHGSRTSVDGHAPGEKVQYRIGSITKTFTAVLVMRLRDEGLLDLGDPLEKHLPGTGAGEATIAELLAHTGGLAAESPAPWWERTPGSLRPELADVLGEHPLRHPVGRRFHYSNPGYTLLGALVEEVRRAPWEDVLRSEVLEPLGLERTSVRPQAPYAGGWAVHPWADALLPEPVEDLGKMEPAGQLWSTTGDLARFAVFLARGDDRVLSEESVREMRTPAAPAEDADLAAGASYGLGMQLQRKDGRFLVGHSGSLPGFLANVTLSVEDEVAAVVLANCTSGPAVSLVAADLVGIVAEAEPRIPEPWRPLPEVDRAVLELAGAWYWGTAGFLLRLTADGGVSLEPLSGAGRRSRLRSNGDGTWTGLDGYYAGEILKAVRRPDGSVSHLDLGSFVFTRQPCEEGAPVPGGVDPEGWGGLR; encoded by the coding sequence ATGACGACATCTCAACAAGAGCTGCTTCCGGCCACTCGCCGGGCCCTGCTGCATCGCATCGCCGTGGCGCAGTCCGAAGGGCGGGCGCCGTCCCTGGTGGCGGCGGTGGTCAGGGACGGGCGGACGGTGTGGCACGGCTCGCGCACCTCGGTGGACGGCCATGCCCCGGGCGAGAAGGTGCAGTACCGGATCGGTTCGATCACCAAGACCTTCACCGCCGTTCTGGTGATGCGGCTACGGGACGAGGGCCTTCTGGATCTGGGCGACCCGCTGGAGAAACACCTTCCGGGCACCGGAGCAGGGGAGGCGACGATCGCCGAGCTGCTCGCTCATACGGGCGGTCTGGCGGCCGAGTCGCCCGCGCCGTGGTGGGAGCGCACCCCCGGTTCGCTGCGTCCCGAGCTCGCGGACGTGTTGGGCGAGCACCCCTTGCGGCACCCGGTCGGGCGCAGATTCCACTACTCCAACCCCGGCTATACGCTCCTGGGCGCTCTGGTCGAGGAGGTGCGCCGGGCTCCTTGGGAGGATGTGCTGCGGAGTGAGGTGCTGGAACCCCTGGGGCTGGAGCGGACGAGCGTCCGGCCGCAGGCGCCGTACGCGGGCGGCTGGGCCGTTCATCCCTGGGCCGATGCGCTGCTTCCCGAGCCGGTGGAGGACCTCGGGAAGATGGAACCGGCCGGTCAGTTGTGGTCGACCACCGGTGACCTGGCACGTTTCGCTGTCTTTCTCGCCCGGGGGGACGACCGGGTGCTGAGCGAGGAATCCGTTCGGGAGATGCGGACGCCCGCGGCTCCGGCCGAGGACGCGGATCTGGCGGCCGGCGCCTCCTACGGTCTTGGTATGCAGCTTCAGCGCAAGGACGGCCGGTTTCTCGTCGGCCACTCCGGCTCGCTTCCCGGGTTTCTCGCCAATGTCACCCTGAGCGTGGAGGACGAGGTGGCCGCCGTCGTCCTGGCCAACTGCACTTCGGGCCCTGCGGTCTCCCTGGTCGCCGCCGATCTGGTCGGCATTGTGGCCGAGGCGGAACCCCGGATCCCCGAGCCGTGGCGGCCACTGCCGGAGGTCGACCGGGCCGTACTCGAACTGGCGGGGGCCTGGTACTGGGGCACTGCGGGTTTCCTGCTGCGGCTGACGGCCGACGGAGGGGTCTCGCTGGAGCCCTTGTCCGGGGCCGGCCGGCGCTCACGCCTGCGGTCGAACGGTGATGGCACCTGGACAGGGCTCGACGGCTATTACGCGGGGGAGATCCTGAAGGCCGTACGGCGGCCGGACGGGTCCGTGAGCCATCTGGACCTAGGGTCCTTTGTGTTCACCCGGCAGCCGTGCGAGGAAGGGGCTCCTGTGCCCGGTGGAGTGGACCCGGAGGGGTGGGGCGGACTCCGTTAG
- a CDS encoding GNAT family N-acetyltransferase, with product MADLEIRRATADDLPAIIAMLADDPLGAQRESPEDLAPYLSALERLNGDPNQHLVVAVREGRLIGTLQLTIVPGLSRKGATRSLIEAVRVHADERGSGLGTRLIEWAVDESRRQNCQLVQLTSDATRTDAHRFYERLGFEASHVGFKRPL from the coding sequence ATGGCAGACCTTGAAATACGCCGCGCCACAGCAGACGACCTCCCCGCCATCATCGCCATGCTTGCCGATGACCCACTCGGCGCCCAGCGGGAATCCCCGGAGGACTTGGCGCCTTATCTGAGCGCCCTGGAGCGGTTGAACGGCGATCCGAACCAGCACCTCGTGGTCGCGGTGCGCGAGGGACGCCTCATCGGCACCCTTCAGCTCACCATCGTCCCGGGGCTGTCCCGCAAGGGGGCGACCCGCTCGCTGATCGAGGCCGTACGCGTCCACGCCGATGAACGCGGCAGCGGCCTCGGCACCCGACTCATCGAGTGGGCGGTCGACGAGTCCCGGCGGCAGAACTGCCAGTTGGTCCAGCTGACCTCCGATGCGACCCGCACCGACGCTCACCGCTTCTACGAGCGTCTGGGCTTCGAGGCCTCCCATGTGGGCTTCAAACGACCGCTCTGA
- a CDS encoding MarR family winged helix-turn-helix transcriptional regulator produces MTATDPTLTALARGWCALSLLHGRIEAHLERALQAGHGLSVREYSLLDVLSRQHDGTGGHLQMKQVADAVVLSQSATTRLVTRLEDRGLLARYLCPTDRRGIYTNVTTAGLQLLEAARPTHDTALREALDEASKNPELAPLVSAVESLDMPAGDRPAPVRPAQEQPT; encoded by the coding sequence ATGACAGCGACGGACCCCACGCTCACCGCCCTCGCCCGGGGCTGGTGCGCCCTCTCCCTGCTGCACGGAAGGATCGAGGCCCATCTCGAGCGCGCCCTGCAAGCCGGACACGGGCTGAGCGTGCGGGAGTACTCGCTGCTCGACGTGCTCAGCCGACAGCACGACGGCACCGGGGGGCATCTGCAGATGAAGCAGGTCGCGGACGCGGTGGTCCTCAGCCAGAGCGCCACCACCCGGCTGGTGACCCGGCTCGAAGACCGCGGCCTGCTGGCGCGCTATCTCTGCCCGACCGACCGTCGCGGCATCTACACCAATGTGACCACCGCCGGCCTCCAACTCCTGGAGGCGGCCCGCCCCACCCATGACACCGCCCTGCGCGAGGCACTGGACGAGGCGTCGAAGAACCCCGAACTGGCCCCGCTGGTCAGCGCCGTCGAGTCCTTGGACATGCCCGCAGGCGATCGCCCCGCTCCGGTACGCCCGGCTCAGGAACAGCCCACCTAG
- the dnaB gene encoding replicative DNA helicase translates to MTISEPLDDPWADSGPSDRVPASRRGRDGGRGRDEQHERGQDGAAWDGGGSSFERVPPQDLDAEQSVLGGMLLSKDAIADVVEVLKGHDFYRPAHETIYGAILDLYAKGEPADPITVAAELTRRGEITKVGGAPYLHTLVQTVPTAANAEYYAQIVHERAVLRRLVEAGTRITQMGYAADGDIDEIVNTAQAEIFAVTEQRTAEDYLPLSEIMEGALDEIEAIGSRSGEMTGVPTGFTDLDQLTNGLHPGQMIIIAARPAMGKSTLALDFARAASIKNNLPSVIFSLEMGRNEIAMRLLSAEARVALHHMRSGTMTDEDWTRLARRMPDVSAAPLYIDDSPNLSMMEIRAKCRRLKQRNDLKLVIIDYLQLMQSGSKRSESRQQEVSDMSRNLKLLAKELELPVIALSQLNRGPEQRTDKKPMVSDLRESGSIEQDADMVILLHREDAYEKESPRAGEADIIVGKHRNGPTATITVAFQGHYSRFVDMAQT, encoded by the coding sequence GGCCGGGGCCGCGACGAGCAGCACGAACGCGGTCAGGACGGCGCCGCCTGGGACGGCGGGGGCTCCTCCTTCGAGCGTGTCCCGCCGCAGGATCTGGACGCCGAACAGTCCGTCCTCGGCGGCATGCTCCTGTCGAAGGATGCGATCGCCGATGTCGTCGAGGTCCTCAAGGGCCATGACTTCTACCGCCCCGCCCACGAGACGATCTACGGGGCGATCCTCGACCTGTACGCGAAGGGCGAACCGGCCGACCCCATCACGGTCGCCGCCGAGCTGACCAGGCGCGGCGAGATCACCAAGGTCGGCGGTGCCCCCTATCTGCACACGCTGGTCCAGACGGTTCCGACCGCGGCGAACGCCGAGTACTACGCACAGATCGTGCATGAGCGCGCGGTTCTGCGGCGCCTGGTCGAGGCCGGCACACGCATCACACAGATGGGGTATGCGGCCGACGGTGACATCGACGAGATCGTCAACACCGCCCAGGCCGAGATCTTCGCGGTCACCGAACAGCGGACGGCTGAGGACTATCTGCCGCTCAGCGAGATCATGGAGGGCGCGCTCGACGAGATCGAGGCGATCGGCTCGCGCTCGGGGGAGATGACCGGGGTGCCGACCGGCTTCACAGATCTCGACCAGCTCACCAATGGGCTGCATCCGGGCCAGATGATCATCATCGCGGCCCGTCCCGCCATGGGTAAGTCGACGCTGGCCCTGGACTTCGCGCGGGCGGCGTCCATCAAAAACAATCTGCCGAGCGTGATCTTCTCGCTCGAGATGGGGCGCAACGAGATCGCGATGCGTCTGCTGTCCGCCGAGGCGCGCGTGGCCCTGCACCATATGCGGTCCGGCACGATGACGGACGAGGACTGGACCCGGCTCGCCCGCCGGATGCCGGACGTCTCCGCCGCCCCGCTCTACATCGACGACTCGCCGAACCTGTCGATGATGGAGATCCGCGCCAAGTGCCGCCGCCTCAAGCAGCGCAACGACCTGAAACTGGTCATCATCGACTATCTGCAGCTGATGCAGTCCGGTTCCAAGCGCTCCGAGAGCCGGCAGCAGGAGGTCTCCGACATGTCCCGGAACCTGAAGCTGCTGGCCAAGGAGCTGGAACTGCCGGTCATCGCGCTCTCGCAGCTCAACCGAGGTCCCGAACAGCGGACGGACAAGAAGCCCATGGTGTCCGACCTGCGTGAGTCCGGTTCCATCGAGCAGGACGCGGACATGGTGATCCTGCTGCACCGCGAGGACGCGTACGAGAAGGAGTCGCCGCGCGCGGGCGAGGCGGACATCATCGTCGGCAAGCACCGTAACGGGCCCACTGCGACGATCACGGTCGCGTTCCAGGGCCACTACTCCCGCTTTGTGGACATGGCACAGACCTGA